In Pseudoalteromonas marina, a genomic segment contains:
- a CDS encoding DNA-3-methyladenine glycosylase I: MSDQIKCRCAWLDATKPDYVLYHDLEWGVPVYDDQTLFEFITLESAQAGLSWYTILKKRQGYKNAFANFAVNKVALFTQYDVERLMLDENIVRNRLKINATINNAKQFINIQKEFGSFSAYQWRFVDNKPIVSSLNYTEETPAITKESTAFAKDLKKRGFKFLGPTTVYAHMQACGMVNDHSNDCFRKEEIIQAFNG; the protein is encoded by the coding sequence ATGAGTGATCAAATAAAATGCCGATGTGCTTGGTTAGACGCCACCAAACCCGATTACGTTTTATATCACGATTTAGAATGGGGCGTCCCTGTTTACGATGACCAAACACTGTTTGAATTTATAACGCTAGAGTCGGCTCAGGCAGGCTTAAGTTGGTATACCATTTTAAAAAAACGACAAGGGTATAAAAATGCATTTGCTAATTTTGCTGTAAATAAAGTCGCGTTGTTTACCCAATACGATGTTGAGCGTTTAATGCTTGATGAAAATATCGTACGAAACCGTTTAAAAATTAACGCCACAATAAATAATGCCAAGCAATTTATAAACATTCAAAAAGAATTTGGCAGTTTTAGCGCGTATCAATGGCGGTTTGTTGATAACAAACCGATCGTAAGCAGTTTAAATTATACCGAAGAGACGCCTGCAATCACCAAAGAATCAACAGCCTTCGCGAAGGATTTAAAAAAGCGCGGCTTTAAATTTTTAGGCCCTACCACGGTATACGCTCATATGCAGGCCTGCGGTATGGTTAACGATCATAGTAATGACTGCTTTAGAAAAGAAGAAATTATACAGGCGTTTAATGGGTAA